A stretch of the Glycine soja cultivar W05 chromosome 13, ASM419377v2, whole genome shotgun sequence genome encodes the following:
- the LOC114382597 gene encoding protein trichome birefringence-like 19 has protein sequence MTLCDCPTLLCLSLLFFFSHYSPSLPKMKFQDYEPPSSPKHMIPKVTLLAILVILIFAVTPLWYPLLSYSSHLNINKNIPSSSSSYDQRQEENLPSTYVEKCDIFSGEWVPNPKAPYYTNKTCWAIHEHQNCIKYGRPDSEFMKWRWKPSECELPIFNPFQFLEIVKGKSMAFVGDSVGRNQMQSMICLLSRVEWPIDVSYTTDEYFKRWKYPSYNFTMATFWTPHLVRSKMADSHGPSNTGLFNLYLDEVDEKWTTQIEEFDYIILDGGHWFYRPMVFYEKQKIVGCHYCLLENVPDLTMFYGYRKAFRTAFKAINSLENFKGIVFLRTFAPSHFENGIWNQGGNCVRTKPSRSNETRLEGTNLELYMIQLEEFKKAEKEGRKKGLKLKLLDTTQAMLLRPDGHPSRYGHWPQENVTLYNDCVHWCLPGPIDTWSDFLLEMLKMEGVRSAIS, from the exons ATGACCCTATGCGATTGCCCTACTCTTCTgtgcctttctcttctttttttcttctctcattATTCACCATCTCTTCCAAAAATGAAGTTCCAAGATTATGAGCCTCCCTCTAGCCCAAAACACATGATCCCAAAAGTGACCTTACTAGCAATCTTGGTCATACTAATATTTGCCGTAACCCCTTTATGGTACCCTTTGTTGAGTTACTCTTCACACTTGAACATCAATAAGAATAttccatcatcatcttcatcatatGATCAAAGGCAAGAAGAAAACTTGCCCTCAACATATGTGGAGAAGTGTGACATTTTCAGTGGGGAGTGGGTGCCAAACCCAAAGGCACCATACTACACAAACAAGACATGTTGGGCAATTCATGAGCACCAAAATTGCATCAAGTATGGGAGGCCTGACTCTGAGTTCATGAAGTGGAGGTGGAAGCCAAGTGAGTGTGAACTCCCCATATTCAACCCTTTTCAGTTCCTTGAAATTGTTAAGGGAAAATCCATGGCTTTTGTTGGTGACTCAGTGGGAAGAAATCAGATGCAATCCATGATTTGCCTCCTTTCAAGG GTGGAATGGCCAATAGATGTATCATACACTACTGATGAATATTTTAAGCGATGGAAGTATCCGAGTTATAACTTTACCATGGCCACATTTTGGACACCCCATTTGGTAAGATCCAAAATGGCAGATTCACATGGTCCAAGCAACACCGGCCTTTTTAACCTTTATCTTGATGAGGTTGATGAGAAATGGACAACCCAAATTGAAGAATTTGACTATATCATTCTTGATGGAGGGCATTGGTTCTACCGACCAATGGTGTTCTATGAGAAGCAAAAAATTGTTGGATGTCACTATTGCCTCTTAGAAAATGTCCCAGATTTAACCATGTTCTATGGTTATAGAAAGGCTTTTAGGACTGCATTCAAAGCTATCAATAGTTTAGAAAATTTCAAGGGTATAGTATTCCTTAGAACATTTGCACCATCTCATTTTGAGAATGGAATATGGAATCAAGGTGGGAATTGTGTGAGAACTAAGCCATCTAGGAGTAATGAGACAAGGTTAGAGGGCACTAATTTGGAGCTATATATGATCCAATTGGAGGAATTCAAGAAAGCTGAAAAGGAAGGTAGAAAGAAGGGTTTGAAATTGAAGTTACTTGACACCACACAAGCAATGTTATTGAGACCAGATGGTCATCCAAGTAGATATGGACATTGGCCACAAGAGAATGTAACATTATATAATGATTGTGTGCATTGGTGTTTGCCAGGACCCATAGACACATGGAGTGATTTCTTGCTAGAAATGTTGAAGATGGAAGGCGTGAGATCTGCAATAAGCTAA
- the LOC114381998 gene encoding protein trichome birefringence-like 19, whose translation MKFQKIELLFGNKTPTQMLPKVTLLAILAILIFAITPMCYPLSYSSLLKINKYKQPSTTYDGTESLPSTSVKKCDIFSGEWVPNPKAPYYTNTTCWAIHEHQNCMKYGRPDSEFMKWRWKPNECELPIFNPFHFLEIMRGKSMAFVGDSVGRNHMQSLICLLSRVEWPIDVSPTTNDYFRQWKYPSYNFTVAAFWTPYLVKSKMVDSIGPSHNGLFNLHLDQVDVTWATQIKKFDYIIMNAGHWFFRPMIFYEKQNIVGCCDCLLKNVTDLTTYYGYRQVFRTAFKAINSLQNFKGITFLRTFAPSHFENGTWNKGGHCVRTKPFKSNEIRLEGTNLELYMIQLEEFKIAKKEGRKKGLEFRLFDTTQAMLLRPDGHPSRYGHWPHEKVTLYNDCVHWCLPGPIDTWNDFLLEMLKMEDMKFTRSERDHVQTN comes from the exons ATGAAGTTCCAAAAGATTGAGCTTCTCTTTGGGAACAAAACCCCAACACAAATGCTCCCAAAAGTGACTTTACTTGCAATCTTAGCCATACTTATATTTGCTATCACCCCAATGTGTTATCCTTTGAGTTACTCTTCACTCTTGAAGATCAATAAATATAAGCAGCCTTCAACTACATATGATGGGACAGAAAGCTTGCCTTCAACATCTGTGAAGAAGTGTGACATTTTCAGTGGGGAATGGGTGCCGAATCCAAAGGCACCATATTACACAAACACAACATGTTGGGCAATTCATGAGCACCAAAATTGTATGAAGTATGGGAGACCTGATTCTGAGTTCATGAAGTGGAGGTGGAAGCCAAATGAGTGTGAACTCCCCATATTCAACCCCTTTCATTTCCTAGAAATTATGAGGGGGAAATCTATGGCTTTTGTTGGAGACTCAGTAGGAAGAAATCATATGCAGTCTTTGATTTGCCTCCTTTCAAGG GTGGAATGGCCCATAGATGTTTCACCCACAACAAATGACTATTTCAGGCAATGGAAGTACCCAAGTTATAACTTCACCGTAGCAGCTTTTTGGACACCCTATTTGGTGAAATCTAAAATGGTAGATTCAATTGGACCTAGTCACAATGGCCTATTTAACCTTCACCTTGATCAAGTTGATGTGACATGGGCAACCCAAATTAAGAAGTTTGACTATATCATCATGAATGCGGGGCATTGGTTTTTTCGTCCAATGATATTTTATGAGAAACAAAATATTGTTGGATGTTGTGACTGTCTGTTAAAAAATGTCACTGACTTAACCACGTACTATGGCTACAGACAAGTTTTTAGGACTGCATTTAAAGCCATCAATAGTTTACAAAACTTCAAGGGAATAACATTTCTTAGAACATTTGCACCATCTCATTTTGAGAATGGGACGTGGAACAAAGGTGGACACTGCGTGAGAACTAAGCCATTTAAGAGCAATGAGATACGATTAGAAGGTACTAATTTGGAGTTATATATGATCCAATTGGAGGAGTTCAAAATTGCAAAGAAGGAAGGTAGAAAGAAGGGTTTGGAATTTAGGTTGTTTGACACCACACAAGCAATGTTATTAAGACCAGATGGCCACCCAAGTAGATATGGGCATTGGCCACATGAAAAAGTGACACTTTATAACGACTGTGTGCACTGGTGCTTGCCTGGACCCATAGACACATGGAATGATTTTCTACTAGAAATGCTGAAGATGGAGGACATGAAATTTACTAGAAGTGAAAGAGATCATGTGCAAACAAATTGA